Proteins encoded by one window of Blautia faecicola:
- the tnpC gene encoding IS66 family transposase, which produces MDHKHTLTELNNCSREELITMVLSMQGQLDMLNQNIEKLIEQVRLANSYRFGKHTETLKSIDGQLSFFDEAEAAYDASVPEPSADEILPTKRSQKKKGKRDLDLKDFPVEILPPYHVSKEELDAFYGDGNWRQIPSEIYKRLRYEPASWTVEVHTVEVYVGTDGDHQDEFIRGERPKDLLRNSIVTPSLLAAILNVKYVNSSALHRIEQEFERNGVKISRQTMSNWIIKCADRYFAPFVERMKSELLSLHVTQSDETPTQVIADSDHPNSKCYMWVHRSGELYKERPIVIYEYQKGRDHHKPLDFYRDYKGILVTDSLQQYHVLERKLPEVTNANCWAHARRDFADAVKAADKKDPQAVKQSVAYQALQKIAGFYNIDTELKGLSSEERLQKRQEVIRPMVEEFFAWVKQQAAECAVPPKSKTAQGLNFLINQEKYLKVFLEDGDVPIDNSASERAIRTFCIGKKNWMFHNTANGANASALVYSISETAKLNNLRPYYYFKYILTELPKRCDKQGNIDPAELDDLMPWSSELPDECRKPRRS; this is translated from the coding sequence ATACACTTACTGAACTGAATAACTGCAGCCGCGAGGAACTGATTACCATGGTTCTTTCCATGCAGGGACAGCTGGATATGCTGAACCAGAACATAGAAAAACTGATCGAACAGGTACGCCTCGCCAACAGCTATCGTTTTGGCAAACATACGGAAACTTTAAAATCGATCGACGGACAGCTCTCCTTTTTTGATGAAGCAGAAGCTGCATATGATGCATCAGTTCCAGAACCTTCTGCAGATGAGATCCTGCCCACCAAGCGGAGTCAGAAGAAAAAAGGAAAACGGGATCTGGATCTGAAAGATTTCCCTGTAGAGATCCTTCCGCCGTATCATGTTTCCAAAGAAGAACTGGATGCCTTCTATGGCGATGGCAACTGGCGTCAGATTCCAAGTGAGATCTATAAGAGGCTTCGCTACGAGCCGGCATCATGGACCGTTGAGGTTCATACGGTCGAAGTATATGTTGGGACTGACGGTGACCATCAGGACGAATTCATCCGCGGAGAAAGGCCAAAGGATCTGCTCCGGAACAGCATTGTGACCCCGTCCCTGCTGGCAGCTATCCTGAACGTAAAGTATGTAAACTCATCCGCACTTCACCGGATCGAGCAGGAATTCGAGCGCAATGGTGTAAAGATATCCCGGCAGACCATGTCCAACTGGATCATCAAATGTGCTGACAGATACTTTGCACCTTTTGTTGAGCGGATGAAATCAGAACTGCTGTCGCTGCATGTCACACAGTCTGATGAAACGCCGACGCAGGTGATCGCAGACAGCGATCATCCCAACAGCAAGTGTTACATGTGGGTGCACCGTTCCGGTGAACTGTATAAGGAGCGCCCCATCGTGATCTATGAATACCAGAAAGGGCGCGACCACCACAAACCTCTGGATTTTTACCGGGACTATAAAGGGATCCTTGTAACGGACAGCCTCCAGCAGTACCACGTACTTGAAAGGAAACTCCCAGAGGTAACAAACGCGAACTGCTGGGCACATGCAAGGCGCGATTTTGCAGATGCAGTAAAAGCAGCCGATAAAAAAGACCCACAGGCGGTCAAACAGTCGGTTGCATATCAGGCACTGCAAAAGATCGCAGGATTCTATAATATCGATACGGAGCTAAAAGGGCTCTCGTCGGAAGAACGTCTTCAAAAGCGGCAGGAGGTGATCCGGCCGATGGTTGAGGAATTCTTTGCGTGGGTAAAACAACAGGCTGCGGAATGTGCTGTACCGCCGAAATCAAAAACGGCCCAGGGACTGAACTTCCTGATCAACCAGGAAAAATATCTTAAAGTTTTCCTGGAAGACGGCGATGTTCCCATTGACAACTCGGCTTCGGAACGGGCGATCCGGACCTTCTGCATCGGAAAGAAAAACTGGATGTTCCACAACACCGCAAACGGGGCGAATGCCAGTGCACTGGTGTACAGCATTTCAGAAACTGCGAAGCTGAACAACCTGCGGCCGTATTACTACTTTAAGTATATCCTCACAGAGCTGCCGAAACGCTGCGATAAACAAGGAAATATAGATCCTGCGGAATTAGATGATCTGATGCCTTGGTCATCAGAACTTCCAGACGAATGCAGGAAACCACGCCGCTCATAA